A part of Amphiprion ocellaris isolate individual 3 ecotype Okinawa chromosome 16, ASM2253959v1, whole genome shotgun sequence genomic DNA contains:
- the LOC111585653 gene encoding actin-related protein 2-B isoform X2 → MDSQGRKVVVCDNGTGFVKCGYAGSNFPEHIFPALVGRPIIRSTAKVGNIEIKDLMVGDEASELRSMLEVNYPMENGIVRNWDDMKHLWDYTFGPEKLNIDSRNCKILLTEPPMNPTKNREKIIEVMFETYQFAGVYIAIQAVLTLYAQGLLTGVVVDSGDGVTHICPVYEGFSLPHLTRRLDIAGRDITRYLIKLLLLRGYAFNHSADFETVRMMKEKLCYVGYNIEQEQKLALETTVLVESYTLPDGRVIKVGGERFEAPEALFQPHLINVEGVGVAELLFNTIQAADIDTRPEFYKHIVLSGGSTMYPGLPSRLERELKQLYLERVLKGDVDKLSKFKIRIEDPPRRKHMVFLGGAVLADIMKDKDNFWLTREEYQEKGVRVLEKLGVTVR, encoded by the exons TTTGTAAAATGTGGCTATGCAGGCTCCAACTTCCCAGAGCACATCTTCCCTGCACTCGTTGGGAGGCCCATCATCCGCTCAACGGCCAAAGTGGGAAACATTGAGATCAAG GACCTGATGGTGGGGGATGAGGCCAGCGAGCTGCGCTCCATGCTGGAGGTCAACTACCCCATGGAGAACGGCATCGTCAGGAACTGGGATGACATGAAGCACCTGTGGGACTACACCTTCGGTCCAGAGAAGCTCAACATCGACTCCCGCAACTGCAAGATCCTGCTGACCGAGCCCCCCATGAACCCCACCAAGAACCGTGAGAAGATCATCGAG GTGATGTTTGAGACCTACCAGTTTGCAGGAGTCTACATCGCTATCCAGGCTGTGCTGACGCTGTATGCTCAAG GCCTGCTCACTGGTGTGGTGGTAGACTCTGGGGATGGTGTGACACACATTTGCCCCGTATACGAGGGCTTCAGTTTGCCCCACCTGACGAGACGCCTGGACATCGCAGGCAGGGACATCACCCGCTACCTCATCAAG TTGTTGCTGTTGAGGGGCTACGCCTTCAACCACTCTGCAGACTTTGAGACGGTGCGCATGATGAAGGAGAAGCTGTGCTACGTGGGCTACAACATCGAGCAGGAGCAGAAGCTGGCGCTGGAGACCACTGTGCTGGTGGAATCGTACACG CTGCCAGATGGTCGTGTGATCAAGGTGGGAGGAGAGCGGTTTGAGGCCCCTGAGGCTCTGTTCCAGCCCCACCTCATCAACGTGGAGGGCGTCGGAGTGGCCGAGCTGCTCTTCAACACCAtccaggcagctgacatagacACCAG GCCTGAGTTCTACAAACACATCGTGTTGTCGGGAGGATCCACCATGTATCCAGGCCTGCCTTCTCGGCTGGAGAGGGAACTGAAGCAGCTGTACCTGGAGCGTGTGCTCAAGGGAGACGTGGACAAGCTGTCG AAATTTAAGATCCGGATTGAAGATCCTCCCAGGCGAAAGCACATGGTGTTCCTGGGCGGAGCCGTGCTGGCCGACATCATGAAGGACAAGGACAACTTCTGGCTGACCCGGGAGGAGTACCAGGAGAAAGGAGTCCGTGTGCTGGAAAAACTCGGCGTCACCGTCAGATAA
- the LOC111585653 gene encoding actin-related protein 2-B isoform X1, translating into MDSQGRKVVVCDNGTGFVKCGYAGSNFPEHIFPALVGRPIIRSTAKVGNIEIKKAQKMDLMVGDEASELRSMLEVNYPMENGIVRNWDDMKHLWDYTFGPEKLNIDSRNCKILLTEPPMNPTKNREKIIEVMFETYQFAGVYIAIQAVLTLYAQGLLTGVVVDSGDGVTHICPVYEGFSLPHLTRRLDIAGRDITRYLIKLLLLRGYAFNHSADFETVRMMKEKLCYVGYNIEQEQKLALETTVLVESYTLPDGRVIKVGGERFEAPEALFQPHLINVEGVGVAELLFNTIQAADIDTRPEFYKHIVLSGGSTMYPGLPSRLERELKQLYLERVLKGDVDKLSKFKIRIEDPPRRKHMVFLGGAVLADIMKDKDNFWLTREEYQEKGVRVLEKLGVTVR; encoded by the exons TTTGTAAAATGTGGCTATGCAGGCTCCAACTTCCCAGAGCACATCTTCCCTGCACTCGTTGGGAGGCCCATCATCCGCTCAACGGCCAAAGTGGGAAACATTGAGATCAAG AAAGCCCAGAAGATG GACCTGATGGTGGGGGATGAGGCCAGCGAGCTGCGCTCCATGCTGGAGGTCAACTACCCCATGGAGAACGGCATCGTCAGGAACTGGGATGACATGAAGCACCTGTGGGACTACACCTTCGGTCCAGAGAAGCTCAACATCGACTCCCGCAACTGCAAGATCCTGCTGACCGAGCCCCCCATGAACCCCACCAAGAACCGTGAGAAGATCATCGAG GTGATGTTTGAGACCTACCAGTTTGCAGGAGTCTACATCGCTATCCAGGCTGTGCTGACGCTGTATGCTCAAG GCCTGCTCACTGGTGTGGTGGTAGACTCTGGGGATGGTGTGACACACATTTGCCCCGTATACGAGGGCTTCAGTTTGCCCCACCTGACGAGACGCCTGGACATCGCAGGCAGGGACATCACCCGCTACCTCATCAAG TTGTTGCTGTTGAGGGGCTACGCCTTCAACCACTCTGCAGACTTTGAGACGGTGCGCATGATGAAGGAGAAGCTGTGCTACGTGGGCTACAACATCGAGCAGGAGCAGAAGCTGGCGCTGGAGACCACTGTGCTGGTGGAATCGTACACG CTGCCAGATGGTCGTGTGATCAAGGTGGGAGGAGAGCGGTTTGAGGCCCCTGAGGCTCTGTTCCAGCCCCACCTCATCAACGTGGAGGGCGTCGGAGTGGCCGAGCTGCTCTTCAACACCAtccaggcagctgacatagacACCAG GCCTGAGTTCTACAAACACATCGTGTTGTCGGGAGGATCCACCATGTATCCAGGCCTGCCTTCTCGGCTGGAGAGGGAACTGAAGCAGCTGTACCTGGAGCGTGTGCTCAAGGGAGACGTGGACAAGCTGTCG AAATTTAAGATCCGGATTGAAGATCCTCCCAGGCGAAAGCACATGGTGTTCCTGGGCGGAGCCGTGCTGGCCGACATCATGAAGGACAAGGACAACTTCTGGCTGACCCGGGAGGAGTACCAGGAGAAAGGAGTCCGTGTGCTGGAAAAACTCGGCGTCACCGTCAGATAA